The DNA segment CAAATTGTTATATAACACCTCTGATAACCACAAAAAACTGGCGAGTGCCGCGCAATCCATTTGGAAGAAAAATTTACAAGGCGTGGTCAATATCACCTTGGAAAATCAAGAGTGGAAAACCTACTTAGATACTCGTCATCAAGGCAACTTTGATGTGGCGCGTGCAGGTTGGTGTGCGGATTATAATGAAGCCAGCACATTCTTGAACTATTATTTATCCAATAGTGCGAACAACACTGCATTCTATAAAAATCCAGCTTATGATGCCTTGATTGATTCTTCATTCAAAGCGAAAAGCGATGATGAGCGTGCAGAAGTGTATGCCAAAGCAGAAGGATTGTTAGATGAGGATACCGCAATGGTGCCAGTTTATCACTATGTTCAACCTCGTTTAATTAAACCTTGGGTGAAAGGCTTTGCTTATGCGCACCCAGCACAAAACTATTATTTAAAAGACGTTTATATCATTAAACATTAATCTTTTTTACCCGCACTTTTGGCATTTTAAGAAAAGTGCGGGTGTTTTTTTCTAAATTTTTTTGTGGGAATAATTTTATGCTTAAATTAATTTTTCGCCGTATTTTAGAGGCGATCCCAACCTTATTTATTTTAATCACCGTTTCTTTTTTTATGATGCGACTTGCCCCGGGCAGTCCATTTTCCAGTGAAAAAAATTACCCACCAGAAGTCATTGCTAATATTGAAGCAAAATACCATTTGAATGAGCCATTAATGGTGCAATATGGCATTTACTTGAAAGATTTGGCACACGGTGATTTCGGGCCTTCATTCAAATATAAAGATTACAGCGTAAACCAGCTTGTCGCGCAATCTTTCCCAGTATCGTTAAAATTAGGGTTTTCAGCCTTTTTAATTGCCTTAGTATGTGGGATTTCCGCAGGTGTTATCGCCGCATTGAAACAAAATAAGTGGCTAGATTATTTGATAATGACCTTTGCGATGACGGGAATTGTTGTCCCCAGTTTTGTGGTCGCCCCGTTATTGGTGCTGATTTTTTCTATTACCTTAAAATGGCTGCCTTCAGGCGGTTGGGAAGGCGGGCAGCTAACCAATATGATTTTACCAATGATTGCCCTTTCCCTTTCTTATATTGCTAGCATTGCGCGGATTATGCGTAGCTCA comes from the Avibacterium avium genome and includes:
- the oppB gene encoding oligopeptide ABC transporter permease OppB, whose amino-acid sequence is MLKLIFRRILEAIPTLFILITVSFFMMRLAPGSPFSSEKNYPPEVIANIEAKYHLNEPLMVQYGIYLKDLAHGDFGPSFKYKDYSVNQLVAQSFPVSLKLGFSAFLIALVCGISAGVIAALKQNKWLDYLIMTFAMTGIVVPSFVVAPLLVLIFSITLKWLPSGGWEGGQLTNMILPMIALSLSYIASIARIMRSSMIEVLHSNFIRTAKAKGLPMSRIILKHALRPALLPVISYMGPAFVGIITGSMVIESIFVLPGIGQLFVNGALNRDYSLVLSLTILVGTLTIVFNAIVDILYAVIDPKIRY